The genomic interval TCTTATTCCTTCTCTTACATTTGTGTTTGCTCTCTCTTGATGTGACTAGTTTAAATTGTCTGTTTGCACTTTCAGACTGTATCACATCACTAATTCACTTCAACGTCACCATCAAGCAGTCAAGAAAGGAGAAACTgggcacaaaataacagacaaggTCTCTGTGGGCTCGTAGCATTTGTTGCTTGTTACAGGCCAAAGTGCCAGACCAGAGCTGGATGAGTCTAGATCAGTGCTGGTTGAAATTCCTAAGGCTTCAACCAAGAAGCTGTCTTAGAATTGCAGGACGCAATATTGAGTTGAGAAGCTGCAAGAAAAGAAAGTGGCAGGCAACTTGAGCTCAGGGTTGACCCTGCAGACTGAAAATGTGCAACTCCTTAAGCAATCACCCAATCTTGGTTTTGTTTCTCTGGCATTGAGGAGACAAAATGGTGAACACTGAATATAGTACACTAGATTGGAAGAAGTGATTGCTACTTCATATGGAACGGATCGAGTCCCTAGTTGGTGAGAAGGGAAGTGAGAGGACAAAAGTTGCATTGTGGATGCAAGGGAAAGTGCTATAAGAAGGGGAGTGGTTAGTTGGAGTAGAAGGGTGGACTAGGGAGTCATGAATGAAATGGTCCTAGTAAAATATTgggaggagaggagggggaagaTGTGCCCAGAGGTAGAAACTTCTTGAAGGTGTGCAGAATTAGAGAGAATGATTTCTTGAATGTAGAAACTGGAGTGAGTAGAAGATGCAGATCAGCAGAAGTCAATTCTTGTTCTGTCCTGGAAGAGGTAAGTTGAGGGCAAGGAAGAAGGAACTGGATGAGATGCGGACAAGGGCTTTGTCAACATTAACAAAAGAGAAACTGATGTTTAGAAAGAGCATTAGCATGCCTGACTGGTCTGTTTCATTCAGCTGACACCTGCATCCCCTACCTTGCTGCACTATGGTATGAGTTCTTAATGATTAAATATGGCAACTGATCAGCTCACTGTAGTTAAATAAGTTAAAATTCTTCTGTGGAGCAAAGTCAGATAAAATTAAAATAacagaagaaataaaataatgGGTTTAAAGTTCACAGTTAACTTTTGCAATGTGATGTGTTGCAATCTTAGGATAGCTTGCCGAGGTCAAGTCCAACCTGCTGTTTTTCCAGCGGTGTGACTTACTAAACTATTGGTAATGGTCATGATTGTGGTCCTGTGGCTGGGAGGGCAATGATTGCCATTCCCCGAGTCTGAATATTCAGCTACAGGGAGGCAACTTCACCACAGTGAAGTCAAAGGGATGATTGGCAGCCATAtcaagttgagtttattatcaTGTGCACGAGAACTGTTTCCCTCTTCGGACTGTCAAGGTCATTTGGCAAAGtgcctcagcaacagaacactttAAAATCAACAAGACATTCTCTGGCTGGTGGCGAGAAGAGTGCACTTCTCATCAGGGTGGGCCAGGATCTAAAGGCCACTGCACATTGCCCATGAGATGGCCATTCGTCCACTTACAGACCATGTCAAAAAAATCTGGAAGGGTATTCAGTGACCTTTGTTAAAGCTCATCCTGAGTAGCTGTGTAACTGAGGGCTCTGTATACTCCCAGCCACTCTCCAAGACACTTAGTGGGCCAAGCAACTGCTCCTGCTGGAGATCATCAGCTTTTTGGAAGCCAATTGCTGGTCTTTCTGAAACCTGATAGCCTTACAGTGGAAGGGGAGGTCCACAGGAAATGCTGCTGACTAGCACATTGCAAAGTGCCAGAAATTCTACATACGTCTGTctttttcctcccacatctcaaagacatgtgggttagttggttaattggccattgtaaaattGTTCAAGTATGTGGGTGAGTTGTAGAATCTAAAGAGAACAgaggagaatgtggagagaataagtGACTAGCATAGAACCAATGTAAATAGGTGTTTGATGGTTTACAGTCAGTAGactaaaggacctgtttctgtgctgtctgacATTATGACAATCAGAATGGTCCTAATTAAGCTGTTTAATCACACCAAAACAAATGAAAAAATGCACAACCATTCATGAAAAGAATGGtaatgaagtttttttttaaaagaaagttaAAAACCAAATTTGGCTAAATCCAACAATAGCACACTTTGGCACTTTGACAATATTTGGGCATTAGAACTCACCCTGGTTTCTGAAGTTGTGAATTGAAAATACCAGGAGTAAAGAGTTTCCTTTGTGATTCCAAAGTTAATTATTCTTTTTTGTTATAGTGTTGCTCCAAGTCAAGATACTTATGAGAATGTAATCAGTTGTGTTAGGTGTTCAATTCCAAACTCACTTTTATTGACTTTATTGACATTAAACTAATAAAACTCAAATCAAATTGCTGTTGGGGTCCGGTCCAGAGCCCACCTTTCAGGTCTTGCTCCGGTCTGcggactccgggccttgcagccagccctcttgtcacccggagccattggatcatcttggcttaaggaggtacacctgttgcctattagggggcaggtgtttataggGGGCttggggactgagcctagtttGGGGGTTATCCTAAtctgctggctctgaatcctgctctgtacctggtctgcTGGTTCTGTATTCTGttctgccctgcttggaatccttttctgccctggttgctgccctACTCTGTATCTGTTCTGTCCAGGTTTGTCTTGTTTTCCTGCTTCTCTTGTGTGTGCTGGTTCTGCTGTTCCACTGTATTTGCCTTGCCCATGCTGTCATGCTGTCTGTTTGCTTCTCCCCATTTACTAGTGTATCCTGGttgtcctgctgctcaccctggacctagCTCCCTTTTGTTCCCTtacctctgttgggtaagccaggtcATTGCTGTTACCccttgggtggttctgtcccttgcctctgttgggtaagccaggctgttgcTGTCCCTTCCTACACCTcacctctgatgggttgtgccctgcacctgcccaggcctctgtgtttctgcttgggaggtggccctgcctggGATCCATGCAGCTGGCCCTGAGGACTCCGATCCTTTTCACCCCTTGCTCCCTATGGGTTGTACCTGCACTTGCCCAGGTGTTCTGTGTCTTGCCTGggcctctgtgttcctgcctgggaggtggccctgcctgaCCCCTGGGATCCAGTACCACCTGCATTATCCCTTGCATGCCACGGCATCCCATCCTGTcgtacccctagtacttcagtgcctgtgtcctgcgtttgggtccattccatgtcTGCTCCTGACAATTGCTCATTCACCAGAATATAAATCACTGCTGTTAAGATTCATTGTGAGGTTAAATCATACAGTTTGATCATATTATTGAAGAGCTGCAGAGAGTGCAGGACACTAGTTGGTTCCTATTAAAGAGATCATTCTGATGCCTAAACAATAGCAAATTTCTATCATGGACACCACAGTGGaggagcagttagtgtaacactattacagctcaggacgttCCAGAGATCCGGATTCAATTCCGGCACCACCCTGTAAGAAGTCCCTGTCTGACCTCCTGGTGGAATGTCTGGGTCACTTCCAGGTCTGCCAgttttctctcacagtccaaagatgtactggctagGTTAATTTTTAATTGTGAATTGTCCGGTCATTAGGTTAGGGCTAATCGGTTTGTTGggtgttgctgggcagtgtagctcaaagggccagaaaggcctattccacactgtaatgCTAAATATGACCAAATTTTATAGTTTAACATCAACTCCATGGCTAATTAAGGTGCATTCCTTGCTGAGTGTTCCACATCTCAAAATCTTCATGTGTTACAAATGATTGTACCTTACAAATATTTGTTAATCAAATATTTAATGCACGTATTTAAAATAAATGATTGAGCCCTTTTCTCTGAAGGAaagctcttttttaaaaaaaaatagccaGAAGGCTAACAAAGAAAATCAGATTTCACACTGATTCATGTAACTGGTGCAAATCTTTGAAAGCTGGAATGAAACAACAGGAATTTGCACACAGAGGCCAACAACTCAAGCAAATTTGATTTGTTTCTTCACTTCAATCCCTATCAGGATTTACCATGCATGAATTTTCCTGATCGGGGAACAATCTGAAAAATATTCTGTGGAACATTAATATTAATCCtattacttttaaaaaaaaaaatctggaaatGATACAAATAACATTTTcattataaatacataaatacttaTATTAACAGCACTGACAGGGATGAAGATTCCTTTGTCTATGCTTTTAAAAGATATGTATGCCTGTTTATTGTAAATAAATTAATATCTGTATTATGAAAAAAGAAAGGAATTTTATTCAGACATATGAAATATTCAGACAATAACCTAACATAATAATTTCCATACTTTTTTTCATTTCCTATAGGAAAAATAATGAACTTATGTTCTCTTTAGATCTAACGAAAAGCTGGTCTATCATTCCATCACTCACTGCTCTTGGGAAAACAGAATTTATAAACCTTTCTCTCTCAAGATTGTCCACGAGAGGTGCATAAAATTACTTTAGTGTTCACCAATTGATGTCCGGTTGAAAAGATCAAAGACAAATAAGAGAAATTTTTTGAAGTGTACAATCTTGTTCATCAAGATAAGATTTATAATTTTGTAAGAAATAGCAACATACTGTGCATATATTTTCCATTACATTAAACACACCAGTGATTAATCCTTATCAAAAAAAATTTAGAGTATCAAAGAAATACAGCAAATAATTACTTTAGCTGTGTGATTAATGAATCTGCCTGAATTAAATCAACTTTATTGATCTTGATCATTATTTTCTATACAATTTAAAGCAGTCTTCATTCAAATAGCTGGGAAAGTTATCTCCATTTACTGTTTTTCATTTTCTTCTTGCAGTACTCCAAGCAGCCTTATGTGATAGCAAAGAAATCTGATTTGGTAAATCACTGATAAAAAATTGCTGTGATTGTTCCTTGATCAGAAAACTTAAGCCTGTGATAAACAACAAATggtggaaatatttaaaataactATGTGCAGGAAATATACAGCAAGCCACAAAGTAAGTTCACATTTTCAGCAAATGTTATGTTGTCCATCCACTTATGCTGATTGTCTTgcagaatgaaaaataaaacaaattacaTTATACAAAAAGACAAACTGGTCCCTTTGCACAATCTCCTTCTGTGTGACACAGCAGTATTAGTTATATCTAACTATTGAAAATACCACAAATAAGCATAATTGGAAAGCCGAGGATCATCTTGGGCAGTTTCCTTTCACTCTTGCTACATTTATGTGCTTTTAGATGTTGGCTAACATTATGATTTAAGTTCAGATTTGGAATATTTTTCTTAATGTAGTTGCTAATAACATATCTCTTAAATAAAATTCTTAAGATTAATATCATAACAATAACTGAAATAAAGTAGTTATGTCTTCACAAAAATCTGTCCTTAAACTGCACTACCATAACTTTAACACATTCAAGCAGTGTAGTACTCACTAAACATATGCATAAACCCGAAACTTTGATTGAACACATTGAGCGCTCAATAACAGTTCCATCTGGCAGCAATCATGACTACTGTCTGCCAATGTCTTTAAAGATTCATGTTAGATCGATTTTGAAACTGCTTCAAAGCGACATTGTAGTACATCAGCTTATTCCGAATTGACAGATTGAAAACCAAAACATAAGATTCATAAGCAAACCAACTTTGATCATATGTAAACCAGACAGATATGTCGCAAAATATAGACACTTCTTCTCACTTACTTTGAAGTAGCAGATGAATATGAAGCAGAGCGGAGCAAAGTACTGCAGTATCAGGAGATAAGTGGTGTAGACAAGCCTCTGGTTTTCTGATGGCCACTGGTCAAAACACAAATACTTCACAGCAAACTCCGCTGAGTATCTAGCGTCGTACTGGATCTGGTCGCTTGTTAGAACGTGGAAAAGTAGAAAAGGCAGTGCTGTGAGGATGGCCACTGTCCACATAATGGCAATGCTTAGGTAGGCATGCTTGTTGTTGGGTCTCCAACCACGGGGGTTGATGATCAACTGGTGGCGCTCCACAGCAATCAGCACCAAGGAGAAGATGGAGACAGTTATGGAGATGCACTGTATCATGGTATTCAGCTTACACATGGCCTCACCAAAAATCCAGTGGTCCATGAACGTATAGACAAAAGTGAAAGGCAAGCACATGATACTGATGAGCAGGTCGGAGACTGACAGGTTGACAATCAGAATGTTTGTGACATTGTGCATTTCCTTCTGTTTCATGATGATAACAATTAGAAGTAGGTTGCCAGAAACCCCGAAGATCATGATAGCACTGTAAATCAGAGCTAATATGAAAATCATGGCAGATGGTGAATAGCATTGGTCAAAATGATCAAAGGTGAAATTTCTCTTTGAAAAGTTAAAGAGAATGGAAAGGTTTCCAGCGGAAAGAGAAGTTGTACCATCCATTCTGCTTGCAAACCGTGCACTGTGGGCGACAAAAACTTTGGTGATGGCGTCTTCTGGGAAGAATGTTCTTTTCACAATTCATGTCATTTCCATGTTTTCTTAAACAAAGGTATCTTTCTATAATTGAAAATAAATATTACCAAAAATACAGTGAATGAAAAAAAATCCCAACTGCTCAGGATCAAAAGAAAACAATTGTCATCATCTAACTTTGGAAAACTGAAAACTATGGTCATTCAGCCACTTACTTTGTAGGATCGAGCAATCAAATAATTGGGTCTAGAATTTAAGTGGCACCCCTTTGGTGTTGAATGCCTGATACTGTTATCAGATAACTTGATTCTCATACATCTAACACTGTGGTTTAGATGTTCATTGATAATAAAAGGTTTGTAAACTGAGATTCCAGGAAGCAGGTCGAGATATGATACTTAACATTGTACCTCCTAAAAAAATGAAACTTTGAACTGTTGTTTGCATATGAAGGCATTTGCAGAAGACATGCAAATATTGTCCCTCTGCAACCTATCTTCCTTTGTTTAGCTAAGGACGAGCATAGCCCTGTTGCAAAAATTTAGCTCAGAGGGACTGTCTGTCTTAATTCTTCTCTGAAGTATTCAGTAACTGCTGTTTGCCTCCAGTAATGGCTTTGCTTCATTCTGCCACATCATTACCTCCAGAATCTCATGAGGATAGTAATTAATAtaaaatactgtatataaatcCTATAAAATTAGGTCAAATTTAATTATACTATTATTACTTTTCTAAAGTTGATATTGTTTTATAAGATTTTATTCTGCTACAGGCTCCTCTTCAGTAAGGTACAGGACATGGTGTCCTTTCATGGGCAAATCAAAAGACGTGGGGTTAGTCTCCAAACACAGAGCTCTGCCACTTCACTGCCTTCTCAAATCTCCCCACTGTAAGACTGCTTGTCATTGATGAATCATTGTCCATGGGCCCAATCCTGCCACTAGTTCTACCCATCTGACCCAGACACTGGCTTTGGGTTAAACAAGTTTGTTTGCAATACCAAGACGTATTTGATCTCTGGACTTCATGACCTTGATGTTCTGTTGCATACAAGAATGATATATGCACCTTATGTTGGAATTTAAAAAGAAATGATTTTGGAAGTGATCGGTTACTTTGTGCACTGGGACTACATTGGCAGATTTGACTCTGGTGCCTCATATTCACAACCCCACATATTAATTCAAAAACAACATTAATTGAGCAATGTGGTAGTCAAAGAGCATTGAGGGCTATCCTGTTATTAATCAAAATGCCTATCCTTACCTGTAACACTGCCAGGGAGTCTCAGATACCTGTCTTCTTCCAGGTAGAAAGAAGTTTCCATTGTTACTAATTCCCACCTCAAGCTTCCTGAGGCATCCCTAAATATCTCCATGACTCCCACAAATACTTTCAAGTCTCACTCTTGCTGCCTATTTCTGAACATTCTCCATTAAACCGGCCCCCAATCCCTCCTGTGACAGATTCAATACCCCCTTCCTCCATCACTGATGTCAATCCTGATAGGTAACCCAATTCCATTCTGTGTTGGTAATTTCCCTCCTTTGCACTCTCCAACTTGGGGTGTGTGTCCCACTATCTCTTCCCCCAAGGACTCCACTCACCACATCCCCAATCTTCCCTCCAGTCCCAATCCCAGTTCCCGAGCAAGCCCCCCCTCTGCCCAATCACCATGCTTCAAGGTGCTGGGAGATCCAaggctttatttatttatctctagATTAAATCTTTTCCATCATAAGGACCATCTCTTTACACCTTTGATCTTCAGTTTAACTATTTATCCACTCCTTCACTTCCATTTCAAAATACCTTCATCCAGAGGATTTTGCTTGCCATCCCAATCCACATACTTAGCATTTCTAAATCCCTGCTAACCGGAAGTATCCTACAGAGTTTCATTCATTCAATAGTCCTGTTGCTGTTGAATTCAATTACTCCCCAAACACTTCCATTCTtaccttttaaaatattttcctgGTCTCATTTCTGTAATCTCTTCATTCTATCATTACCCTTCATACTCTGACCCAGGCTTTAGTATGTAAATTGCTTTAGCTAGAATTTTCTGTCTCCTACTGTACGTAGTGCTCCCAGTCTGGCCTCCTGTATACTGGGGAGAACCAatacagattgggagaccacttcgctgagcacctctgctccaactgccacaaaaagtgggatctcccggtggccacccatttcaattctacttcccattcccattctaatatgtcagtccatggcctcctctactaccatgctcaggttggaggggaaacaccttacattccatctgggtagcttccaacctgatggcatgaacatcaatatctcgaacttctggtaatttcaccACCCCCCTGCCCGCTTCACCATTCCTTACTCatgtttccctctcttaccttatctctaTATCTCCATGGTCCCTGTCCATCAGACTCCCGCTTCTCAAACCCTTTATCTCTTCTTCCCTGACTTCTGCCTATTTGAACTTAAGATACATAATACCAATTGATCTATTTATCATTCAACAAAGTCACTCCAGGTAGCCTGGTGTGGATGAGAAAAATACGGATCAttatgtgattacctactccatGTAAAGGACAGCACTTGTGATCACTGTATGATGGTGTCAAATATTGTATAAGATTTTCCTCAGATTCAATCTACTATTTTTATATATTAGCTGAGAAACACTTACAGTATTTGCTTGCTCTCCTTTTCTGAATTGGTGTTTTTCTGTTGAAATAAACAAGAGCTAGTTTTAAATAGTGGGATCTCAAAATAAAAATTTCAATGCCTGTAATCAATTATTACAACTCAAATTCTTAgaataattttaaaaagcaaaTTTTATTTGGATATTCTAATTTTCTTCTTGAAGGAAGATAAAAATTACAAACTATTTCACTGATCTCAAATTTTATTCTTAAATCAACTCTAGTCAAATAAATTGTCATATTTCTTTTGGACCGAATATTCAAACAAAATATTAGCAATGAGAAATCATTGGATTTGATTGAATTTAGCAAAACAATTATGGAATAAAATACTTCTGAATGGATTTTTCAGCAATAAATTTTAATGAGTAGAAAAATCATTACATCGATTTCCTCATCTGAAATTCTAATCAAGTCCTCTTAAGTGAAGTGtgacatttaaaatatattaattttgaAATAAATTACTTCTTTATAAACTACAATGTTGAAAGTTTATAATGAATAATTCACCTTTTCTTTGAACATATATTTGCTTAAGTTATCAGTGCACAAAAGGACAATATTTCTAAGTGATTAATGGGCATTCGTCATATTTAATTCCAATTTAAGAACTAACTGATGAGAACTAATAGAAACTGGAAGTGCTCAGACAACCCTTCAGGACAGTATATTTGCTACATCACACAAATGCAGAGTAGTCAATGAAAGAGTACATGAATTTCAACACACTTGGGGGCCTGAATACATTTAAAAAATTGCAAAAAGTTGTCAGAAAGCTACATTTTCAGAAAAAAATTTAAGAAGAGAAAAAGGTCATG from Hypanus sabinus isolate sHypSab1 chromosome 3, sHypSab1.hap1, whole genome shotgun sequence carries:
- the LOC132391585 gene encoding neuropeptide Y receptor type 1-like, which produces MDGTTSLSAGNLSILFNFSKRNFTFDHFDQCYSPSAMIFILALIYSAIMIFGVSGNLLLIVIIMKQKEMHNVTNILIVNLSVSDLLISIMCLPFTFVYTFMDHWIFGEAMCKLNTMIQCISITVSIFSLVLIAVERHQLIINPRGWRPNNKHAYLSIAIMWTVAILTALPFLLFHVLTSDQIQYDARYSAEFAVKYLCFDQWPSENQRLVYTTYLLILQYFAPLCFIFICYFKIYVRLRRRNTMMDKMRENKYRADENRRINIMLISIVVAFAVCWLPLNVFNAIFDWNHEVINNCHHNLVFSLCHLTAMLSTCTNPIFYGFLNKNFQRDLRSILHYCKCSSREEDYEAIAMSTMQSEISKSSLKQTTQIA